DNA sequence from the Deltaproteobacteria bacterium genome:
CCTCACATGCCTGGCCTACCGCGGGCGCGCGATCAGCGTCGGAAACGTGAGCCGCGGCGATCTGCGCGTCGACCCCGCGCCGCTCTCGCAGGGAAACCGCTCGCTCACGGGCGTGTTCCTCGGCGCCGAGGTCGCGTTCCAGACCGCGCGCGTCCGC
Encoded proteins:
- a CDS encoding zinc-binding dehydrogenase gives rise to the protein LTCLAYRGRAISVGNVSRGDLRVDPAPLSQGNRSLTGVFLGAEVAFQTARVRAMLDAILRDLSRGELRTVVDRTFPLAQAAAAHAYIESRAAFGRVVLIP